The following coding sequences lie in one Lolium perenne isolate Kyuss_39 chromosome 2, Kyuss_2.0, whole genome shotgun sequence genomic window:
- the LOC127333533 gene encoding uncharacterized protein isoform X2, producing MIHEEPHPRCPVPGPQLLPSPRRPSLRLDQQGHRLQRTHFLPHNFISTGLVWEEPAVMMYNNSVGEEPFGILILTESFTKSIKGCQNFRPC from the exons ATGATACATGAAGAACCACATCCTCGATGTCCTGTTCCAGGTCCACAGCTACTGCCTTCCCCAAGAAGGCCATCTTTGAGGCTAGATCAGCAAG GTCACCGTCTACAGAGGACTCATTTTTTGCCTCACAATTTCATTTCTACAG GCTTAGTATGGGAGGAACCTGCGGTTATGATGTATAATAATTCTG TTGGTGAAGAACCGTTTGGGATCCTCATTTTAACTGAAAGTTTCACTAAATCCATTAAAGGCTGTCAG AATTTTCGACCTTGTTAA
- the LOC127333533 gene encoding uncharacterized protein isoform X1 produces MIHEEPHPRCPVPGPQLLPSPRRPSLRLDQQGHRLQRTHFLPHNFISTGLVWEEPAVMMYNNSVGEEPFGILILTESFTKSIKGCQREIRIVSRLNMAPEVQGVLTAAVLAVHLLEAKP; encoded by the exons ATGATACATGAAGAACCACATCCTCGATGTCCTGTTCCAGGTCCACAGCTACTGCCTTCCCCAAGAAGGCCATCTTTGAGGCTAGATCAGCAAG GTCACCGTCTACAGAGGACTCATTTTTTGCCTCACAATTTCATTTCTACAG GCTTAGTATGGGAGGAACCTGCGGTTATGATGTATAATAATTCTG TTGGTGAAGAACCGTTTGGGATCCTCATTTTAACTGAAAGTTTCACTAAATCCATTAAAGGCTGTCAG agagaaattAGGATTGTGTCCCGGTTAAACATGGCTCCTGAGGTGCAAGGCGTACTAACTGCTGCAGTTTTGGCGGTCCATCTTCTCGAAGCAAAGCCATAG
- the LOC127333533 gene encoding uncharacterized protein isoform X3 has protein sequence MIHEEPHPRCPVPGPQLLPSPRRPSLRLDQQGHRLQRTHFLPHNFISTGLVWEEPAVMMYNNSVGEEPFGILILTESFTKSIKGCQILKP, from the exons ATGATACATGAAGAACCACATCCTCGATGTCCTGTTCCAGGTCCACAGCTACTGCCTTCCCCAAGAAGGCCATCTTTGAGGCTAGATCAGCAAG GTCACCGTCTACAGAGGACTCATTTTTTGCCTCACAATTTCATTTCTACAG GCTTAGTATGGGAGGAACCTGCGGTTATGATGTATAATAATTCTG TTGGTGAAGAACCGTTTGGGATCCTCATTTTAACTGAAAGTTTCACTAAATCCATTAAAGGCTGTCAG ATATTGAAGCCCTAG
- the LOC127328809 gene encoding uncharacterized protein, which produces MPPPPPPPLTDPLAAPPPRRPPAPPPGVQRGEPHERRPPHRDDRRFAASSPAPAGGARTTAAATPSSATSRLHLAPPPRAALHLVFVKPPVEHLPPMRSPSARGKSAATGPGKREGELWLFSLPRAPFAMCILSRAAGLANTSSLLSPTRPSPTNRCTSPAALLVPRRPDEVRRLVRLTFVRPPLIMPSCFLWDYIKVLRCCCRLLLRLFLW; this is translated from the exons atgccgcccccgccgccgcctcccctcaCAGatcccctagccgcgccgccgcctcgcaGACCCCCAGCCCCGCCGCCAGGAGTTCAGCGCGGGGAACCGCACGAGCGCCGGCCGCCGCATCGAGACGACCGCCGATTCGCCGCCTCCTCTCCAGCTCCGGCAGGAGGTGCACGGACCACGGCCGCCGCAACGCCGAGCTCTGCCACCTCGCGCCTCCACCTCGCGCCTCCACCTCGCGCCGCACTCCATCTCGTCTTCGTCAAGCCGCCCGTGGAGCACTTGCCGCCGATGCGGTCGCCCAGCGCGAGGGGGAAGTCGGCGGCGACCGGCCCTGGCAAGCGCGAGGGGGAATTGTGGCTATTCTCTCTTCCCCGTGCGCCCTTTGCGATGTGCATCCTCTCCCGAGCGGCCGGTCTCGCCAACACCTCGTCCCTGCTCTCCCCTACGCGGCCAAGCCCGACCAACCGCTGCACATCGCCAGCAGCGCTGCTGGTGCCGCGGCGGCCGGACGAGGTGCGGCGCCTCGTCAGGCTCACATTCGTGCGCCCGCCACTCATCATGCCGTCCTGCTTCCTCTGGGACTACATTAAG gTTCTACGTTGCTGCTGCAGGCTATTGTTGCGACTATTTCTTTGGTAG